In one window of Gossypium arboreum isolate Shixiya-1 chromosome 4, ASM2569848v2, whole genome shotgun sequence DNA:
- the LOC108460568 gene encoding probable phospholipid-transporting ATPase 8 isoform X1, giving the protein MARIRKRSIQLSKLCSFACCRSSSQDEHAQIGQKGYSRVVYCNEPDSQEQIRLRYRGNYVSTTKYTAVNFIPKSLFEQFRRVANIYFLVVACVSFSPLAPYSAPSIILPLVVVIGATMAKEGVEDWRRNLQDIEANNRKVEVYDKSSCSFRQTKWKDLRVGDLVKVCKDEYFPADLLLLSSSYEDVVCYVETMNLDGETNLKLKHALNVTSFYSSAESLKEFRAVIKCEDPNEHLYSFIGTLYFDCQQYSLSPQQILLRDSKLKNTEYIFGVVIFTGHDTKVMQNATDPPSKRTKIERRMDRIIYVLFSTLILVSFIGSLFFGIETNNDLSGGNYTRWYLRPDKTTVFFDPRRPAVAAFLHCLTGLMLYGYLIPISLYVSIEICKVLQSIFINQDQAMYDEEMDRPAHARTSNLNEELGQVHTILSDKTGTLTCNSMEFVKCSIAGTLYGRGMTEVEIALARKRGEQLTEQAPIDASESKKSIKGFNFRDERIMDGKWVSEPQSDVIQKFFRVLATCHTAVPEVMGPDEIMYEAESPDEAAFVIAAREVGFEFFARNQTSIKLRELDPTSGIRVDRVYELLHVLEFSSARKRMSVIVKNPENQLLLLAKGADSVIFERLSKEGRAYEERTKEHIEKYSEAGLRTMAVAYRELDNDEYKTWEQEFLKAKTSVSADRDVLMDELACQIERDLILLGATAVEDKLQKGVPGCIDKLARAGIGIWVLTGDKRGTAINIGYACSLLRHGMKQIVITLELPEILAQEKEGDKEAIAEASLNSIKLQILKAKSQVTEESSTEFGLIIDGKSLTYAMDKNLVNSFMDLAMRCATVICCRSSPKQKAVITRLVKSVTGRTTLAIGDGANDVGMLQEADIGVGISGVEGMQAVMASDFAIAQFRFLERLLLVHGHWCYRRISMMICYFFYKNITFGFTLFWFEAYTSFSGQPAYNDWYMSCYNVFFTSLPVIALGVFDQDVSARLCLKHPLLYQEGVRNILFNWPRILGWMFNGLLSSIIIYFLTTNSITGPAFRKDGQVADYSVLGVTMYTCVVWTVNCQMALSINYFTWIQHLFIWGSIAFWYIFLVVYGSIPPTLSTTAYKVLVEACAPSILYWLTTLLVVIAALLPLLSYRAFQIRFRPMEHDRIQIQRRRPESTEYDATQRRLSESSEARTSSELPSEVRIRIDNLKASSKRKN; this is encoded by the exons ATGGCTAGAATAAGGAAAAGAAGCATACAGTTAAGCAAGCTCTGCTCATTTGCATGTTGTCGGTCGAGTTCTCAAGACGAACATGCCCAAATCGGGCAAAAAGGGTACTCAAGAGTGGTGTATTGCAACGAACCTGATAGTCAAGAGCAAATTCGGCTCAGGTATCGGGGGAATTATGTCTCCACTACCAAGTATACAGCAGTTAATTTCATCCCAAAGTCTTTGTTTGAGCAGTTTAGAAGGGTTGCAAATATCTATTTTCTTGTTGTAGCTTGTGTTTCTTTTAGTCCGTTGGCTCCATATTCAGCACCAAGCATTATTCTGCCTCTCGTTGTGGTGATTGGAGCTACAATGGCCAAAGAGGGTGTCGAAGATTGGAGGCGAAACCTCCAG GATATAGAGGCAAACAATCGAAAGGTTGAAGTTTACGATAAAAGTTCATGTTCTTTCAGACAAACCAAATGGAAGGATCTCCGTGTTGGTGATCTTGTTAAGGTGTGCAAGGACGAatattttcctgctgatttacTCCTACTTTCTTCAAGCTACGAAGATGTTGTTTGCTATGTTGAGACAATGAACCTTGATGGAGAGACTAATTTAAAGTTAAAGCATGCTCTCAATGTAACATCCTTCTATTCTAGTGCAGAGAGCCTCAAGGAATTTAGAGCTGTGATCAAGTGTGAGGATCCAAATGAGCATCTTTATTCTTTCATCGGAACATTGTACTTTGATTGTCAACAATACTCACTTTCCCCACAGCAGATCCTTTTGCGAGATTCTAAACTGAAGAATACTGAATATATCTTCGGTGTGGTTATTTTTACTGGACATGACACAAAAGTAATGCAGAATGCAACAGATCCTCCTTCCAAGAGGACTAAGATTGAGAGGAGGATGGATAGGATAATATATGTCCTTTTCAGTACTCTGATTTTGGTATCATTCATAGGATCTCTGTTTTTTGGAATTGAAACTAATAACGATCTTAGCGGTGGAAATTATACAAGGTGGTATCTCCGACCAGATAAAACAACTGTATTCTTTGACCCCAGAAGACCAGCAGTGGCTGCATTTTTGCATTGCTTGACCGGTCTTATGTTGTATGGATATTTGATACCTATATCATTGTATGTCTCAATTGAGATTTGCAAGGTTTTACAAAGCATTTTCATTAATCAAGATCAGGCTATGTATGACGAGGAAATGGATAGGCCAGCGCATGCACGGACATCTAATTTGAATGAGGAACTTGGTCAGGTCCATACTATACTCTCCGACAAAACTGgcactttgacatgcaactcGATGGAGTTTGTGAAATGTTCAATAGCTGGCACTCTCTATGGTCGTGGCATGACAGAGGTTGAAATTGCTCTGGCGAGGAAAAGAGGTGAGCAATTGACTGAACAGGCGCCTATTGATGCTTCTGAATCAAAAAAATCCATCAAGGGTTTCAACTTCAGAGATGAACGTATTATGGATGGGAAATGGGTGTCTGAACCTCAAAGCGATGTCATACAAAAGTTCTTTCGGGTCTTAGCAACTTGCCATACAGCAGTTCCTGAAGTAATGGGTCCTGATGAGATTATGTATGAAGCTGAGTCACCTGATGAAGCAGCATTTGTCATTGCTGCTCGAGAGGTTGGTTTTGAATTTTTTGCAAGGAATCAAACAAGCATAAAATTGCGTGAATTAGATCCCACGAGTGGCATAAGAGTTGACAG AGTATACGAGCTTCTTCATGTTTTGGAGTTCAGTAGTGCTCGGAAAAGGATGTCCGTAATTGTAAAGAACCCAGAGAACCAGTTGTTGCTCCTTGCCAAGGGTGCAGACAG TGTTATATTTGAAAGGCTTTCGAAAGAAGGTAGGGCGTATGAGGAACGGACCAAGGAGCATATTGAAAAATATTCCGAGGCAGGATTACGAACCATGGCAGTTGCATATCGTGAGCTTGATAATGATGAGTATAAAACTTGGGAACAAGAATTTCTGAAGGCCAAAACTTCTGTATCTGCTGATAGAGATGTTTTGATGGATGAATTGGCTTGTCAAATTGAAAGGGACTTAATTCTTCTCGGTGCCACAGCTGTTGAAGACAAATTACAAAAGGGG GTCCCAGGCTGTATTGACAAGCTTGCACGTGCTGGAATTGGAATATGGGTCTTGACAGGCGACAAAAGGGGAACTGCTATTAATATCGG GTATGCATGCAGTCTACTAAGACATGGAATGAAACAGATTGTGATCACGCTAGAGTTGCCGGAAATTTTAGCCCAGGAAAAAGAAGGGGATAAGGAGGCCATTGCTGAG GCTTCTCTTAATAGTATAAAGCTGCAAATACTCAAGGCAAAATCTCAAGTGACTGAAGAAAGTTCAACTGAGTTTGGCCTGATAATTGATGGCAAGTCCTTGACTTATGCTATGGACAAGAATCTGGTAAACAGCTTTATGGATCTTGCAATGCGTTGTGCTACTGTTATATGCTGTCGATCTTCACCGAAACAAAAGGCTGTT ATTACAAGACTGGTGAAATCCGTTACGGGTAGAACAACACTAGCTATTGGTGATGGAGCAAACGATGTTGGTATGCTTCAAGAGGCTGATATTGGGGTAGGCATAAGTGGAGTCGAAGGGATGCAG GCTGTTATGGCAAGTGATTTTGCGATAGCTCAATTTCGTTTTTTGGAACGTTTATTACTGGTGCATGGCCATTGGTGTTACAGGCGAATATCGATGATG ATCTGCTACTTTTTCTACAAGAACATCACTTTTGGATTTACCTTGTTTTGGTTTGAGGCCTACACTTCTTTCTCCGGTCAGCCTGCTTATAATGATTGGTACATGTCatgctacaatgtcttcttcacTTCGCTTCCTGTAATCGCCCTTGGTGTTTTTGATCAGGATGTTTCAGCCAGACTTTGCCTCAAG CATCCTTTATTATATCAAGAGGGTGTGCGGAATATCCTCTTCAATTGGCCCCGTATTCTTGGTTGGATGTTTAATGGACTTCTTAGTTCCATAATCATATACTTCTTAACGACCAACTCAATAACTGGTCCAGCATTCCGCAAAGATGGTCAAGTTGCTGATTATTCGGTTCTTGGGGTGACAATGTATACATGTGTAGTTTGGACTGTAAATTGCCAAATGGCGTTGTCGATCAATTACTTCACATGGATCCAGCATCTGTTCATATGGGGAAGCATTGCCTTTTGGTATATATTCTTGGTGGTTTATGGTTCGATTCCTCCGACATTATCTACCACAGCATACAAGGTTCTTGTCGAAGCTTGTGCTCCGAGCATCCTGTACTGGCTCACCACCCTTCTTGTTGTTATTGCCGCGTTACTACCTCTACTTTCCTATAGGGCTTTTCAGATTCGATTTCGACCTATGGAACATGATAGAATACAAATACAAAGACGAAGGCCAGAAAGCACGGAATATGATGCAACTCAAAGAAGACTTTCAGAAAGTTCGGAGGCCCGGACTTCTAGTGAGTTGCCTTCAGAGGTTAGAATCAGAATAGATAATCTTAAGGCAAGTTCGAAGCGAAAGAACTGA
- the LOC108460568 gene encoding probable phospholipid-transporting ATPase 8 isoform X3 yields the protein MNLDGETNLKLKHALNVTSFYSSAESLKEFRAVIKCEDPNEHLYSFIGTLYFDCQQYSLSPQQILLRDSKLKNTEYIFGVVIFTGHDTKVMQNATDPPSKRTKIERRMDRIIYVLFSTLILVSFIGSLFFGIETNNDLSGGNYTRWYLRPDKTTVFFDPRRPAVAAFLHCLTGLMLYGYLIPISLYVSIEICKVLQSIFINQDQAMYDEEMDRPAHARTSNLNEELGQVHTILSDKTGTLTCNSMEFVKCSIAGTLYGRGMTEVEIALARKRGEQLTEQAPIDASESKKSIKGFNFRDERIMDGKWVSEPQSDVIQKFFRVLATCHTAVPEVMGPDEIMYEAESPDEAAFVIAAREVGFEFFARNQTSIKLRELDPTSGIRVDRVYELLHVLEFSSARKRMSVIVKNPENQLLLLAKGADSVIFERLSKEGRAYEERTKEHIEKYSEAGLRTMAVAYRELDNDEYKTWEQEFLKAKTSVSADRDVLMDELACQIERDLILLGATAVEDKLQKGVPGCIDKLARAGIGIWVLTGDKRGTAINIGYACSLLRHGMKQIVITLELPEILAQEKEGDKEAIAEASLNSIKLQILKAKSQVTEESSTEFGLIIDGKSLTYAMDKNLVNSFMDLAMRCATVICCRSSPKQKAVITRLVKSVTGRTTLAIGDGANDVGMLQEADIGVGISGVEGMQAVMASDFAIAQFRFLERLLLVHGHWCYRRISMMICYFFYKNITFGFTLFWFEAYTSFSGQPAYNDWYMSCYNVFFTSLPVIALGVFDQDVSARLCLKHPLLYQEGVRNILFNWPRILGWMFNGLLSSIIIYFLTTNSITGPAFRKDGQVADYSVLGVTMYTCVVWTVNCQMALSINYFTWIQHLFIWGSIAFWYIFLVVYGSIPPTLSTTAYKVLVEACAPSILYWLTTLLVVIAALLPLLSYRAFQIRFRPMEHDRIQIQRRRPESTEYDATQRRLSESSEARTSSELPSEVRIRIDNLKASSKRKN from the exons ATGAACCTTGATGGAGAGACTAATTTAAAGTTAAAGCATGCTCTCAATGTAACATCCTTCTATTCTAGTGCAGAGAGCCTCAAGGAATTTAGAGCTGTGATCAAGTGTGAGGATCCAAATGAGCATCTTTATTCTTTCATCGGAACATTGTACTTTGATTGTCAACAATACTCACTTTCCCCACAGCAGATCCTTTTGCGAGATTCTAAACTGAAGAATACTGAATATATCTTCGGTGTGGTTATTTTTACTGGACATGACACAAAAGTAATGCAGAATGCAACAGATCCTCCTTCCAAGAGGACTAAGATTGAGAGGAGGATGGATAGGATAATATATGTCCTTTTCAGTACTCTGATTTTGGTATCATTCATAGGATCTCTGTTTTTTGGAATTGAAACTAATAACGATCTTAGCGGTGGAAATTATACAAGGTGGTATCTCCGACCAGATAAAACAACTGTATTCTTTGACCCCAGAAGACCAGCAGTGGCTGCATTTTTGCATTGCTTGACCGGTCTTATGTTGTATGGATATTTGATACCTATATCATTGTATGTCTCAATTGAGATTTGCAAGGTTTTACAAAGCATTTTCATTAATCAAGATCAGGCTATGTATGACGAGGAAATGGATAGGCCAGCGCATGCACGGACATCTAATTTGAATGAGGAACTTGGTCAGGTCCATACTATACTCTCCGACAAAACTGgcactttgacatgcaactcGATGGAGTTTGTGAAATGTTCAATAGCTGGCACTCTCTATGGTCGTGGCATGACAGAGGTTGAAATTGCTCTGGCGAGGAAAAGAGGTGAGCAATTGACTGAACAGGCGCCTATTGATGCTTCTGAATCAAAAAAATCCATCAAGGGTTTCAACTTCAGAGATGAACGTATTATGGATGGGAAATGGGTGTCTGAACCTCAAAGCGATGTCATACAAAAGTTCTTTCGGGTCTTAGCAACTTGCCATACAGCAGTTCCTGAAGTAATGGGTCCTGATGAGATTATGTATGAAGCTGAGTCACCTGATGAAGCAGCATTTGTCATTGCTGCTCGAGAGGTTGGTTTTGAATTTTTTGCAAGGAATCAAACAAGCATAAAATTGCGTGAATTAGATCCCACGAGTGGCATAAGAGTTGACAG AGTATACGAGCTTCTTCATGTTTTGGAGTTCAGTAGTGCTCGGAAAAGGATGTCCGTAATTGTAAAGAACCCAGAGAACCAGTTGTTGCTCCTTGCCAAGGGTGCAGACAG TGTTATATTTGAAAGGCTTTCGAAAGAAGGTAGGGCGTATGAGGAACGGACCAAGGAGCATATTGAAAAATATTCCGAGGCAGGATTACGAACCATGGCAGTTGCATATCGTGAGCTTGATAATGATGAGTATAAAACTTGGGAACAAGAATTTCTGAAGGCCAAAACTTCTGTATCTGCTGATAGAGATGTTTTGATGGATGAATTGGCTTGTCAAATTGAAAGGGACTTAATTCTTCTCGGTGCCACAGCTGTTGAAGACAAATTACAAAAGGGG GTCCCAGGCTGTATTGACAAGCTTGCACGTGCTGGAATTGGAATATGGGTCTTGACAGGCGACAAAAGGGGAACTGCTATTAATATCGG GTATGCATGCAGTCTACTAAGACATGGAATGAAACAGATTGTGATCACGCTAGAGTTGCCGGAAATTTTAGCCCAGGAAAAAGAAGGGGATAAGGAGGCCATTGCTGAG GCTTCTCTTAATAGTATAAAGCTGCAAATACTCAAGGCAAAATCTCAAGTGACTGAAGAAAGTTCAACTGAGTTTGGCCTGATAATTGATGGCAAGTCCTTGACTTATGCTATGGACAAGAATCTGGTAAACAGCTTTATGGATCTTGCAATGCGTTGTGCTACTGTTATATGCTGTCGATCTTCACCGAAACAAAAGGCTGTT ATTACAAGACTGGTGAAATCCGTTACGGGTAGAACAACACTAGCTATTGGTGATGGAGCAAACGATGTTGGTATGCTTCAAGAGGCTGATATTGGGGTAGGCATAAGTGGAGTCGAAGGGATGCAG GCTGTTATGGCAAGTGATTTTGCGATAGCTCAATTTCGTTTTTTGGAACGTTTATTACTGGTGCATGGCCATTGGTGTTACAGGCGAATATCGATGATG ATCTGCTACTTTTTCTACAAGAACATCACTTTTGGATTTACCTTGTTTTGGTTTGAGGCCTACACTTCTTTCTCCGGTCAGCCTGCTTATAATGATTGGTACATGTCatgctacaatgtcttcttcacTTCGCTTCCTGTAATCGCCCTTGGTGTTTTTGATCAGGATGTTTCAGCCAGACTTTGCCTCAAG CATCCTTTATTATATCAAGAGGGTGTGCGGAATATCCTCTTCAATTGGCCCCGTATTCTTGGTTGGATGTTTAATGGACTTCTTAGTTCCATAATCATATACTTCTTAACGACCAACTCAATAACTGGTCCAGCATTCCGCAAAGATGGTCAAGTTGCTGATTATTCGGTTCTTGGGGTGACAATGTATACATGTGTAGTTTGGACTGTAAATTGCCAAATGGCGTTGTCGATCAATTACTTCACATGGATCCAGCATCTGTTCATATGGGGAAGCATTGCCTTTTGGTATATATTCTTGGTGGTTTATGGTTCGATTCCTCCGACATTATCTACCACAGCATACAAGGTTCTTGTCGAAGCTTGTGCTCCGAGCATCCTGTACTGGCTCACCACCCTTCTTGTTGTTATTGCCGCGTTACTACCTCTACTTTCCTATAGGGCTTTTCAGATTCGATTTCGACCTATGGAACATGATAGAATACAAATACAAAGACGAAGGCCAGAAAGCACGGAATATGATGCAACTCAAAGAAGACTTTCAGAAAGTTCGGAGGCCCGGACTTCTAGTGAGTTGCCTTCAGAGGTTAGAATCAGAATAGATAATCTTAAGGCAAGTTCGAAGCGAAAGAACTGA
- the LOC108460568 gene encoding probable phospholipid-transporting ATPase 8 isoform X2: MPKSGKKGTQEWCIATNLIVKSKFGSACVSFSPLAPYSAPSIILPLVVVIGATMAKEGVEDWRRNLQDIEANNRKVEVYDKSSCSFRQTKWKDLRVGDLVKVCKDEYFPADLLLLSSSYEDVVCYVETMNLDGETNLKLKHALNVTSFYSSAESLKEFRAVIKCEDPNEHLYSFIGTLYFDCQQYSLSPQQILLRDSKLKNTEYIFGVVIFTGHDTKVMQNATDPPSKRTKIERRMDRIIYVLFSTLILVSFIGSLFFGIETNNDLSGGNYTRWYLRPDKTTVFFDPRRPAVAAFLHCLTGLMLYGYLIPISLYVSIEICKVLQSIFINQDQAMYDEEMDRPAHARTSNLNEELGQVHTILSDKTGTLTCNSMEFVKCSIAGTLYGRGMTEVEIALARKRGEQLTEQAPIDASESKKSIKGFNFRDERIMDGKWVSEPQSDVIQKFFRVLATCHTAVPEVMGPDEIMYEAESPDEAAFVIAAREVGFEFFARNQTSIKLRELDPTSGIRVDRVYELLHVLEFSSARKRMSVIVKNPENQLLLLAKGADSVIFERLSKEGRAYEERTKEHIEKYSEAGLRTMAVAYRELDNDEYKTWEQEFLKAKTSVSADRDVLMDELACQIERDLILLGATAVEDKLQKGVPGCIDKLARAGIGIWVLTGDKRGTAINIGYACSLLRHGMKQIVITLELPEILAQEKEGDKEAIAEASLNSIKLQILKAKSQVTEESSTEFGLIIDGKSLTYAMDKNLVNSFMDLAMRCATVICCRSSPKQKAVITRLVKSVTGRTTLAIGDGANDVGMLQEADIGVGISGVEGMQAVMASDFAIAQFRFLERLLLVHGHWCYRRISMMICYFFYKNITFGFTLFWFEAYTSFSGQPAYNDWYMSCYNVFFTSLPVIALGVFDQDVSARLCLKHPLLYQEGVRNILFNWPRILGWMFNGLLSSIIIYFLTTNSITGPAFRKDGQVADYSVLGVTMYTCVVWTVNCQMALSINYFTWIQHLFIWGSIAFWYIFLVVYGSIPPTLSTTAYKVLVEACAPSILYWLTTLLVVIAALLPLLSYRAFQIRFRPMEHDRIQIQRRRPESTEYDATQRRLSESSEARTSSELPSEVRIRIDNLKASSKRKN; encoded by the exons ATGCCCAAATCGGGCAAAAAGGGTACTCAAGAGTGGTGTATTGCAACGAACCTGATAGTCAAGAGCAAATTCGGCTCAG CTTGTGTTTCTTTTAGTCCGTTGGCTCCATATTCAGCACCAAGCATTATTCTGCCTCTCGTTGTGGTGATTGGAGCTACAATGGCCAAAGAGGGTGTCGAAGATTGGAGGCGAAACCTCCAG GATATAGAGGCAAACAATCGAAAGGTTGAAGTTTACGATAAAAGTTCATGTTCTTTCAGACAAACCAAATGGAAGGATCTCCGTGTTGGTGATCTTGTTAAGGTGTGCAAGGACGAatattttcctgctgatttacTCCTACTTTCTTCAAGCTACGAAGATGTTGTTTGCTATGTTGAGACAATGAACCTTGATGGAGAGACTAATTTAAAGTTAAAGCATGCTCTCAATGTAACATCCTTCTATTCTAGTGCAGAGAGCCTCAAGGAATTTAGAGCTGTGATCAAGTGTGAGGATCCAAATGAGCATCTTTATTCTTTCATCGGAACATTGTACTTTGATTGTCAACAATACTCACTTTCCCCACAGCAGATCCTTTTGCGAGATTCTAAACTGAAGAATACTGAATATATCTTCGGTGTGGTTATTTTTACTGGACATGACACAAAAGTAATGCAGAATGCAACAGATCCTCCTTCCAAGAGGACTAAGATTGAGAGGAGGATGGATAGGATAATATATGTCCTTTTCAGTACTCTGATTTTGGTATCATTCATAGGATCTCTGTTTTTTGGAATTGAAACTAATAACGATCTTAGCGGTGGAAATTATACAAGGTGGTATCTCCGACCAGATAAAACAACTGTATTCTTTGACCCCAGAAGACCAGCAGTGGCTGCATTTTTGCATTGCTTGACCGGTCTTATGTTGTATGGATATTTGATACCTATATCATTGTATGTCTCAATTGAGATTTGCAAGGTTTTACAAAGCATTTTCATTAATCAAGATCAGGCTATGTATGACGAGGAAATGGATAGGCCAGCGCATGCACGGACATCTAATTTGAATGAGGAACTTGGTCAGGTCCATACTATACTCTCCGACAAAACTGgcactttgacatgcaactcGATGGAGTTTGTGAAATGTTCAATAGCTGGCACTCTCTATGGTCGTGGCATGACAGAGGTTGAAATTGCTCTGGCGAGGAAAAGAGGTGAGCAATTGACTGAACAGGCGCCTATTGATGCTTCTGAATCAAAAAAATCCATCAAGGGTTTCAACTTCAGAGATGAACGTATTATGGATGGGAAATGGGTGTCTGAACCTCAAAGCGATGTCATACAAAAGTTCTTTCGGGTCTTAGCAACTTGCCATACAGCAGTTCCTGAAGTAATGGGTCCTGATGAGATTATGTATGAAGCTGAGTCACCTGATGAAGCAGCATTTGTCATTGCTGCTCGAGAGGTTGGTTTTGAATTTTTTGCAAGGAATCAAACAAGCATAAAATTGCGTGAATTAGATCCCACGAGTGGCATAAGAGTTGACAG AGTATACGAGCTTCTTCATGTTTTGGAGTTCAGTAGTGCTCGGAAAAGGATGTCCGTAATTGTAAAGAACCCAGAGAACCAGTTGTTGCTCCTTGCCAAGGGTGCAGACAG TGTTATATTTGAAAGGCTTTCGAAAGAAGGTAGGGCGTATGAGGAACGGACCAAGGAGCATATTGAAAAATATTCCGAGGCAGGATTACGAACCATGGCAGTTGCATATCGTGAGCTTGATAATGATGAGTATAAAACTTGGGAACAAGAATTTCTGAAGGCCAAAACTTCTGTATCTGCTGATAGAGATGTTTTGATGGATGAATTGGCTTGTCAAATTGAAAGGGACTTAATTCTTCTCGGTGCCACAGCTGTTGAAGACAAATTACAAAAGGGG GTCCCAGGCTGTATTGACAAGCTTGCACGTGCTGGAATTGGAATATGGGTCTTGACAGGCGACAAAAGGGGAACTGCTATTAATATCGG GTATGCATGCAGTCTACTAAGACATGGAATGAAACAGATTGTGATCACGCTAGAGTTGCCGGAAATTTTAGCCCAGGAAAAAGAAGGGGATAAGGAGGCCATTGCTGAG GCTTCTCTTAATAGTATAAAGCTGCAAATACTCAAGGCAAAATCTCAAGTGACTGAAGAAAGTTCAACTGAGTTTGGCCTGATAATTGATGGCAAGTCCTTGACTTATGCTATGGACAAGAATCTGGTAAACAGCTTTATGGATCTTGCAATGCGTTGTGCTACTGTTATATGCTGTCGATCTTCACCGAAACAAAAGGCTGTT ATTACAAGACTGGTGAAATCCGTTACGGGTAGAACAACACTAGCTATTGGTGATGGAGCAAACGATGTTGGTATGCTTCAAGAGGCTGATATTGGGGTAGGCATAAGTGGAGTCGAAGGGATGCAG GCTGTTATGGCAAGTGATTTTGCGATAGCTCAATTTCGTTTTTTGGAACGTTTATTACTGGTGCATGGCCATTGGTGTTACAGGCGAATATCGATGATG ATCTGCTACTTTTTCTACAAGAACATCACTTTTGGATTTACCTTGTTTTGGTTTGAGGCCTACACTTCTTTCTCCGGTCAGCCTGCTTATAATGATTGGTACATGTCatgctacaatgtcttcttcacTTCGCTTCCTGTAATCGCCCTTGGTGTTTTTGATCAGGATGTTTCAGCCAGACTTTGCCTCAAG CATCCTTTATTATATCAAGAGGGTGTGCGGAATATCCTCTTCAATTGGCCCCGTATTCTTGGTTGGATGTTTAATGGACTTCTTAGTTCCATAATCATATACTTCTTAACGACCAACTCAATAACTGGTCCAGCATTCCGCAAAGATGGTCAAGTTGCTGATTATTCGGTTCTTGGGGTGACAATGTATACATGTGTAGTTTGGACTGTAAATTGCCAAATGGCGTTGTCGATCAATTACTTCACATGGATCCAGCATCTGTTCATATGGGGAAGCATTGCCTTTTGGTATATATTCTTGGTGGTTTATGGTTCGATTCCTCCGACATTATCTACCACAGCATACAAGGTTCTTGTCGAAGCTTGTGCTCCGAGCATCCTGTACTGGCTCACCACCCTTCTTGTTGTTATTGCCGCGTTACTACCTCTACTTTCCTATAGGGCTTTTCAGATTCGATTTCGACCTATGGAACATGATAGAATACAAATACAAAGACGAAGGCCAGAAAGCACGGAATATGATGCAACTCAAAGAAGACTTTCAGAAAGTTCGGAGGCCCGGACTTCTAGTGAGTTGCCTTCAGAGGTTAGAATCAGAATAGATAATCTTAAGGCAAGTTCGAAGCGAAAGAACTGA